A single window of Sphingobacteriales bacterium DNA harbors:
- a CDS encoding tetratricopeptide repeat protein — MGYQTAMNGNNDKSLLFVDTAENIAKKAKWNIGIINAYRYKANMYMAKGDNVNALKFFKLSLKESERNKDTLGKILANYNIGNIYQRENNLNKASEYYFNGINIAQKVNDTDQTALGYYYVAIIFFMQFALNKSKEYAYKSLAFLNKKKDADYVYWKAQVYEIKGAVYSKEKKNDSAIYCFTKSLEKNKAVNSLEGIGKLNVQLTSAYENNPKIQLQYIEEATKIFEAYGDNLYKIYNDGNRGLVYKNLYFHPELIKTLPDSLQLSKSEFGSKADYYLNYAINKSRELKYSDLEIQFLKPYAKLLADQKKYAKAIEYYEAFITLNDSVYSQDLKNQIAGL; from the coding sequence ATGGGCTACCAAACTGCAATGAATGGCAATAATGATAAAAGTCTATTATTTGTAGATACTGCAGAAAATATTGCTAAAAAAGCAAAATGGAATATAGGCATAATTAATGCTTATAGATATAAAGCAAATATGTATATGGCAAAAGGCGATAATGTAAATGCATTGAAGTTTTTTAAACTGTCATTAAAAGAAAGTGAAAGGAATAAAGATACACTTGGTAAAATCTTAGCCAATTATAATATTGGTAATATTTATCAACGTGAAAATAACCTAAATAAGGCATCGGAATATTATTTTAATGGAATAAATATAGCTCAAAAAGTTAATGATACTGATCAGACTGCGTTGGGATATTACTATGTAGCTATCATTTTTTTTATGCAATTTGCTTTGAATAAATCTAAAGAATATGCATATAAATCATTAGCATTTTTAAATAAAAAAAAAGATGCTGATTATGTATATTGGAAGGCACAAGTTTATGAAATAAAAGGTGCTGTGTATTCTAAAGAGAAAAAAAATGATTCAGCAATTTATTGTTTTACTAAATCTCTTGAAAAAAATAAAGCTGTAAATAGTTTAGAAGGCATTGGCAAATTGAATGTACAACTTACATCAGCTTATGAAAACAATCCAAAAATACAACTACAATACATAGAAGAAGCAACCAAAATTTTTGAAGCATATGGTGATAATCTTTATAAAATATATAATGATGGTAATCGTGGCTTGGTTTATAAAAATCTATACTTTCATCCAGAATTAATTAAAACATTGCCAGATAGCCTACAACTGTCAAAATCAGAATTTGGTTCAAAAGCAGATTATTATTTAAACTATGCTATCAATAAATCGAGAGAACTAAAATACTCAGACCTTGAAATACAATTTCTAAAACCTTACGCGAAATTGTTGGCAGACCAAAAAAAGTATGCAAAAGCTATTGAATATTATGAAGCATTTATTACACTGAATGATTCTGTTTATTCGCAAGATCTGAAAAACCAAATTGCTGGTTTATAA
- a CDS encoding HAMP domain-containing histidine kinase, translating to MNAELDKANQLKARFFGILSHDLRSPIASLVNYLQLQESSTENLPAEIRNECNLQIKNSANDLLNNMESLLTWSKSQMQNFNPKKKQVSVDDLYAYIQKFYSESNINHIKIHYQNVENITINTDENYLQTIMYNLTANAVKALKNIENAEIIWNAKIEHNQIVLSITDNGSGIKSEQVENLYTEKTTANTKTGFGLHIIRDLANAIQCKIVHENNIPNGTIFKLYL from the coding sequence TTGAATGCCGAATTAGATAAAGCTAACCAACTAAAAGCAAGATTCTTTGGTATTCTCAGTCACGATTTGCGAAGTCCGATTGCTAGCTTAGTCAATTATTTGCAACTACAAGAAAGTAGTACAGAAAATTTGCCTGCTGAAATTAGAAATGAATGTAATCTACAAATAAAAAACTCTGCCAACGATTTGCTCAACAATATGGAATCATTGCTCACGTGGAGTAAATCGCAGATGCAAAATTTCAATCCAAAGAAAAAGCAAGTTTCAGTAGATGATTTATATGCATACATTCAAAAGTTTTATTCAGAAAGCAATATAAATCATATAAAAATACATTATCAAAATGTAGAAAACATTACAATAAATACAGACGAAAATTATCTGCAAACTATTATGTACAATCTTACAGCCAATGCAGTAAAAGCATTAAAGAATATAGAAAATGCGGAAATTATTTGGAATGCAAAAATAGAGCACAACCAAATTGTATTGTCAATAACAGACAATGGTAGTGGAATAAAGAGCGAACAAGTAGAAAATTTATATACAGAAAAAACAACAGCCAACACCAAAACAGGATTTGGTTTACACATTATACGTGATTTAGCCAATGCCATACAATGTAAAATTGTTCATGAAAACAATATACCTAATGGAACTATTTTTAAATTGTATTTGTAA